One Echinicola strongylocentroti DNA window includes the following coding sequences:
- a CDS encoding sulfatase family protein, which produces MLKRSLFLLAFALLSGAQVFCQSAKPNIVFILSDDHRYDFMGFTGAVPGLKTPNMDRIAAEGAHMNNAFVSTSLCSPSRASILTGQYAHTHTIVDNQAPLPDDLTFFPQYLQEMGYKTGFFGKWHMGNTDDMPQPGFDQWVSFRGQGTYYNPVFNINGERVPQPEGSYTSDLLTNEALGWLNSLGEEEPFMLYLSHKAVHSEFQPAKRHEGMYDTLPIVTPPSMYLTATDSSEFYGDIIRAPETKVNYKDIPDWVRKQRYSWHGVDYMYHGQLPFNVFYKSYLETLMALDESIGRVMDWLEEEGLEENTIVVYMGDNGFSFGEHGLIDKRHAYEESMKVPLLVKYPKMVKPGITIDKMVMNIDIAPTLLEVAGMSSTPQQMQGESFVPLLEQKEVDWREKVFYEYYWEMAYPSTPTVFAVRTDQHKYIFNQGVWDINELYDIQKDPYEMNNLIRDPEYRDLSKRLRNEVWDWLENTDGTQIPLKPIRHPKLDHRFQRTY; this is translated from the coding sequence ATGCTTAAAAGAAGTTTATTTTTATTGGCTTTTGCCTTGCTGTCTGGTGCCCAAGTGTTTTGCCAGTCAGCAAAGCCCAATATTGTCTTTATCCTTTCTGATGATCACCGCTATGATTTCATGGGATTTACCGGAGCAGTGCCCGGTCTAAAAACCCCCAACATGGATCGAATAGCTGCAGAAGGGGCACATATGAACAACGCCTTTGTGAGTACTTCCCTGTGCTCTCCTAGCCGGGCGTCCATCCTTACCGGCCAGTATGCCCATACCCACACGATTGTGGACAATCAGGCTCCTTTACCGGATGATTTGACCTTTTTCCCGCAGTATTTGCAGGAGATGGGCTATAAAACAGGCTTTTTTGGCAAATGGCACATGGGCAATACCGACGACATGCCCCAGCCTGGTTTTGACCAGTGGGTGAGTTTTCGCGGTCAGGGCACCTATTATAACCCCGTCTTTAACATCAACGGCGAACGTGTCCCCCAACCAGAAGGCAGCTATACTTCCGATCTGCTGACCAATGAGGCACTGGGCTGGCTGAACAGCCTTGGGGAAGAAGAGCCGTTCATGCTGTATCTTTCCCACAAGGCCGTTCATTCCGAATTCCAACCCGCAAAAAGGCACGAAGGGATGTACGACACCTTGCCCATCGTGACTCCTCCTTCCATGTACCTGACCGCCACGGACAGCAGTGAATTTTACGGAGACATCATTCGGGCGCCAGAAACCAAAGTAAACTATAAGGACATCCCAGACTGGGTAAGAAAACAACGATACAGCTGGCATGGAGTGGATTATATGTACCATGGCCAACTTCCTTTTAATGTTTTCTATAAAAGCTATCTGGAAACCCTTATGGCCCTGGACGAAAGTATCGGCCGGGTGATGGATTGGCTCGAAGAAGAGGGATTGGAGGAAAACACCATTGTAGTTTATATGGGAGATAATGGCTTTTCCTTTGGGGAGCATGGCCTGATCGATAAACGACATGCTTACGAAGAATCCATGAAGGTACCTTTGCTGGTAAAATACCCCAAAATGGTAAAACCTGGTATCACCATTGACAAAATGGTCATGAACATAGACATCGCTCCCACTTTACTAGAAGTAGCCGGAATGAGCAGTACTCCCCAGCAGATGCAAGGAGAATCCTTCGTGCCACTTTTGGAGCAGAAAGAGGTGGACTGGCGCGAGAAAGTATTTTATGAATACTATTGGGAAATGGCCTATCCTTCTACACCCACGGTATTTGCCGTGAGGACAGATCAGCACAAGTACATCTTTAACCAAGGCGTCTGGGATATCAACGAACTCTACGACATCCAAAAAGACCCTTACGAGATGAATAACCTGATCAGGGATCCCGAATACAGGGACTTAAGCAAGCGACTTAGGAACGAAGTCTGGGACTGGCTAGAAAACACCGACGGAACCCAAATTCCGTTAAAACCTATCCGCCATCCCAAGCTCGACCACCGCTTTCAGAGAACGTACTAG
- the bglX gene encoding beta-glucosidase BglX translates to MKKYILIILAIGCFIMAFKPSGKTPEPYAKDPSIQKADSVLALMTLEEKIGQLNLPAAGDFTTGQASSSNIAEKIKAGKVGGLFNIKTVKKIRDVQQVAVEESRLGIPLLFGMDVIHGYETIFPIPLGLSCTWDMDLIKKSAQLAAKEASADGINWTFSPMTDISREPRWGRVSEGSGEDPYLGAQIAKAMVEGYQGNDLSLNNTLMACVKHFALYGAPEAGRDYNTVDMSRQRMYNEYFPPYKAAVDAGVGTVMTAFNEVEGIPASANKWLMTDLLRDEWGFDGFVVTDYTAINEMIAHGIGDLKTVSAKALKAGVDMDMVGEGFLTTLKASLEEGTITEAQIDEACRRILIAKFKLGLFEDPYRYCDPERSETEIFNAENRQVSREIAAQSFVLMKNEDQVLPLKKNGTIALIGPMADNAENMTGTWSVAGRFKESISLKQGIQNAVGNDIKIVEARGANVVADSLLESRVSVFGKPTYRDNRPEEELIQEAIEAAKGADVIVAAMGESAEMSGESSSRSTIELPANQRRLLKALAKTGKPIVMVLFTGRPLAINWEAENIPAILNVWFGGSEAGDAIADVLFGEVNPSGKLTMTFPQNTGQIPIYYNHKNTGRPLPEGQWFQKFRSNYLDVSNEPLFPFGYGLSYTEFEYKNLALSTDQLNGDQTLTASISLTNAGKYDGKEVVQLYVRDLVGSMTRPVKELKGFQKVFLKAGETKEISFELRQEDLKFYNHSLDFVFEPGEFEIMIGTNSSEVSTQKVNWED, encoded by the coding sequence ATGAAAAAATATATCCTCATTATACTGGCCATCGGATGCTTCATAATGGCCTTTAAGCCCTCAGGCAAAACACCTGAACCATACGCCAAAGATCCTTCCATTCAAAAGGCAGATTCTGTTTTGGCCTTAATGACACTGGAAGAAAAAATCGGTCAGCTAAACCTACCCGCTGCTGGTGATTTCACCACTGGCCAAGCGTCAAGTTCCAATATTGCCGAAAAAATAAAAGCAGGTAAAGTCGGCGGGCTTTTTAACATCAAGACCGTAAAAAAAATCCGCGATGTACAGCAGGTGGCCGTGGAAGAAAGCCGCTTGGGCATTCCGCTACTCTTTGGAATGGATGTGATCCACGGTTACGAAACCATTTTCCCCATTCCCCTAGGGCTGTCATGCACCTGGGACATGGACTTGATCAAAAAATCAGCCCAACTTGCTGCCAAAGAAGCCAGTGCCGACGGGATCAACTGGACTTTTTCGCCCATGACGGACATCTCCCGCGAACCACGCTGGGGCCGTGTATCCGAAGGAAGTGGTGAGGATCCGTACTTGGGCGCTCAGATTGCCAAAGCCATGGTAGAAGGCTACCAAGGCAATGACCTGAGCCTAAACAACACCCTGATGGCCTGCGTCAAGCACTTTGCCCTTTATGGAGCACCAGAAGCAGGCAGGGATTATAATACCGTAGACATGAGCCGTCAGCGAATGTACAATGAGTACTTCCCTCCCTACAAAGCCGCAGTGGACGCAGGTGTAGGCACGGTGATGACCGCCTTTAACGAAGTGGAAGGCATCCCCGCAAGTGCCAACAAGTGGCTGATGACTGATTTGTTGCGTGATGAATGGGGCTTTGATGGCTTCGTAGTGACCGATTATACCGCCATCAATGAAATGATCGCCCATGGAATCGGAGACCTCAAGACAGTTTCTGCCAAAGCACTGAAAGCAGGCGTGGACATGGACATGGTGGGCGAAGGCTTCTTGACCACCTTAAAGGCTTCCCTAGAAGAAGGCACGATCACCGAAGCGCAAATCGACGAGGCTTGCAGAAGAATCTTGATCGCCAAATTTAAACTCGGCCTATTCGAAGACCCCTATCGCTATTGTGACCCAGAAAGGTCCGAAACAGAAATATTCAATGCTGAAAACAGGCAAGTTTCACGAGAAATAGCTGCCCAATCCTTCGTCCTGATGAAAAACGAGGATCAAGTATTGCCCCTGAAAAAAAATGGCACCATAGCCCTCATCGGGCCAATGGCAGACAATGCAGAAAACATGACAGGGACATGGAGCGTGGCCGGAAGGTTTAAGGAGTCCATTTCACTCAAGCAAGGCATCCAAAATGCCGTAGGAAACGATATAAAGATCGTAGAAGCCCGTGGCGCCAATGTGGTGGCCGACTCCCTATTGGAATCCAGGGTGAGCGTTTTTGGCAAACCCACTTATCGGGACAACAGACCCGAGGAGGAATTGATCCAAGAAGCCATAGAAGCTGCAAAAGGAGCCGATGTAATCGTTGCGGCCATGGGTGAATCCGCCGAAATGAGCGGGGAATCATCCAGCAGAAGCACCATCGAACTGCCAGCCAACCAACGTCGTCTGTTGAAGGCATTGGCCAAAACGGGCAAGCCGATCGTGATGGTGCTATTTACCGGTCGTCCATTGGCCATCAACTGGGAAGCAGAAAACATCCCTGCGATCCTGAATGTGTGGTTTGGGGGCAGTGAAGCTGGGGATGCCATTGCAGATGTGCTGTTCGGTGAGGTAAACCCTTCTGGGAAATTGACCATGACCTTCCCGCAAAACACGGGACAAATCCCCATTTATTACAACCACAAGAATACTGGCCGGCCCCTACCAGAAGGCCAATGGTTCCAGAAATTCCGCTCCAACTACCTGGATGTATCCAATGAGCCATTGTTTCCATTTGGCTATGGACTTAGCTATACGGAATTTGAATATAAAAACCTAGCACTAAGCACAGACCAGCTAAATGGCGACCAGACCCTTACCGCCAGCATCTCTCTTACCAATGCCGGAAAATACGACGGCAAAGAAGTGGTGCAGCTCTATGTGAGGGATCTGGTGGGCAGCATGACCCGACCTGTCAAGGAGCTTAAAGGTTTTCAGAAGGTCTTCCTTAAAGCGGGAGAAACCAAAGAAATCTCATTTGAACTGCGCCAAGAAGACCTCAAATTCTACAACCACAGCTTGGACTTTGTATTTGAGCCGGGAGAATTTGAAATCATGATCGGCACCAATTCCAGTGAAGTAAGTACTCAAAAGGTCAATTGGGAAGATTAA
- a CDS encoding glucoamylase family protein yields the protein MMRPIFTLLFFLLITACNKDDETLVALELTGAHIGDTSLDPTGITENIAIDRSISLSFSHPIKQSSIASAISLSSDQASVPFSAHLLSDNKTITITPEGTLQSSTTYLLEIGTSLTSTGGGAFMGTTFNFTTQLGTLAVTNASILESDTTTTGRIQQVPVNFQATFSFNHPINESTLPGAFDLSGPTSPALQFELSDNDQTVTVTSSSPLTYLSRYTLKISDRLQGSNGEQFTETNSEFYSAIDDTPKFPVLSEEALLTKVQEQTFRYFWDFAHPTSGLVRERNTAGNTVTIGGSGFGVMALIVGVERGFITRQEALDRWTKIVDFLAAADRFHGAWPHWMNGETGKTIPFSTKDNGGDLVETAFMVQGLLTVRAYLDSSNTAENELIDKITQLWESVEWDWYTKDGSNVLYWHWSPNYGWEQNLPIRGYIESLIVYVLAAASPTHPIAKDVYESGWARNGEIQNGSSYFQQQLPLGDEYGGPLFFAHYSFLGLDPRNLSDQYANYWEQNTAHSLINQAYCQQNPKGFIGYSDEVWGLTASDNPNGYSAHSPTNDLGVITPTAALSSFPYTPDASMDALQFFYYKLGDKLWGEHGFYDAFNITENWYADSYLAIDQGPIILMIENHRTGLLWEVFMKDQEVQSGLDRLGFSY from the coding sequence ATGATGAGACCTATATTTACCTTACTATTTTTTCTTCTTATCACTGCGTGTAATAAGGACGACGAAACACTGGTGGCCTTGGAACTTACAGGGGCACATATTGGAGACACCTCTCTTGACCCAACTGGCATCACTGAAAATATCGCTATTGACCGATCCATTAGCCTGTCGTTTTCTCACCCGATCAAGCAGTCAAGCATTGCTTCAGCTATTTCATTGAGCAGTGATCAGGCATCCGTACCATTCTCTGCCCATCTACTTTCTGACAATAAAACGATCACCATTACCCCTGAAGGGACACTGCAATCTTCCACAACTTACCTGCTGGAAATAGGCACTTCACTAACCTCCACCGGTGGTGGCGCATTTATGGGCACAACCTTTAATTTCACAACCCAACTCGGCACCTTAGCCGTCACCAATGCTTCCATTCTGGAAAGTGACACCACCACAACAGGTAGGATCCAGCAAGTGCCGGTCAATTTTCAAGCTACTTTTTCTTTTAACCACCCCATAAACGAATCCACCCTACCGGGGGCATTCGACTTATCGGGTCCTACTTCACCTGCTTTACAATTTGAATTGAGCGATAATGATCAGACGGTAACGGTCACATCCAGTTCTCCGCTGACCTATCTCAGTCGCTATACATTGAAAATTTCAGATAGGCTACAAGGGAGCAATGGAGAGCAATTTACAGAAACCAATAGTGAATTTTATTCCGCAATAGATGATACGCCCAAATTCCCCGTATTGTCCGAAGAAGCGTTGCTTACCAAAGTCCAAGAGCAGACATTTCGGTATTTTTGGGACTTTGCCCACCCCACCAGCGGGCTGGTCAGAGAGCGGAATACTGCTGGCAATACGGTAACTATTGGCGGTTCGGGCTTTGGCGTGATGGCCTTGATCGTTGGAGTGGAGAGAGGGTTCATTACCCGACAAGAGGCCCTTGACAGATGGACCAAGATCGTGGACTTTCTGGCGGCTGCCGATCGCTTTCATGGCGCCTGGCCACACTGGATGAACGGCGAAACCGGCAAGACCATTCCTTTCAGTACCAAAGATAATGGGGGAGATTTGGTAGAAACAGCCTTTATGGTTCAGGGACTATTGACCGTCAGGGCTTATCTTGACAGTAGTAATACAGCCGAAAATGAACTGATCGACAAAATCACCCAGCTTTGGGAATCCGTAGAATGGGACTGGTATACCAAAGATGGAAGCAATGTACTTTACTGGCACTGGTCGCCAAACTACGGTTGGGAACAAAACCTCCCGATCCGAGGATACATTGAAAGCCTTATTGTTTATGTCCTGGCCGCTGCTTCTCCCACGCATCCCATCGCTAAGGATGTCTATGAATCCGGATGGGCAAGGAACGGGGAAATCCAAAATGGCAGCAGCTATTTCCAACAACAGCTTCCCTTGGGCGATGAATATGGAGGGCCATTGTTCTTTGCACATTATTCCTTCTTGGGCTTGGATCCAAGAAACCTCTCCGATCAGTATGCGAACTATTGGGAGCAAAACACCGCGCACAGCCTGATCAACCAAGCCTATTGCCAGCAAAACCCGAAAGGTTTCATTGGCTATTCGGACGAAGTATGGGGGCTCACTGCCAGCGACAATCCTAATGGCTACAGCGCCCATTCTCCCACCAATGACCTGGGAGTCATCACGCCTACGGCTGCCCTATCCTCTTTCCCCTATACCCCAGACGCTTCTATGGATGCCCTACAGTTTTTCTATTATAAACTTGGGGATAAGCTATGGGGAGAACATGGATTCTATGATGCCTTTAACATCACCGAAAACTGGTATGCAGATTCCTATCTGGCCATCGATCAAGGACCTATTATCCTCATGATCGAAAATCATCGGACAGGATTGCTTTGGGAAGTATTTATGAAAGATCAGGAAGTACAGAGCGGCTTGGACCGGCTAGGCTTTAGTTACTGA